In one window of Nicotiana tabacum cultivar K326 chromosome 12, ASM71507v2, whole genome shotgun sequence DNA:
- the LOC107793539 gene encoding protein trichome birefringence-like 39, whose amino-acid sequence MGFLLLSLFLLFSLETNAKQEEHYYLNATNSTDAKKISSGCNIFKGKWVFDSSYPLYDFSSCPFIDNEFNCQKYNRPDKSYLKYRWQPFSCNLPRFNGLVFLEKYRGKNIMFVGDSLSLNMWESLACMIHSSVPNAKTAVIRKNGISEIAFLDYGVRLLMYRTPYLVDMVKENIGTVLKLDSITDGNAWKGMDVLIFNSWHWWTHTGNSQPWDYIQEGNKVVKDMNRMVAFYKGMTTWAGWVNKNIDPTKTSVFFQGISPVHYQGKHWNEPSKSCKEETQPFFGTKYPAGTPQEAIVVNKVMSRIKKSKAYLLDITTLSQYRKDAHPGFYSEMHGSDCSHWCLPGLPDT is encoded by the exons ATGGGATTTTTGTTACTCTCTCTGTTTTTGCTGTTTTCATTAgaaacaaatgcaaagcaagagGAGCATTATTATCTGAATGCCACAAACTCCACTGATGCCAAGAAAATAAGCAGTGGTTGCAATATTTTCAAAGGCAAATGGGTTTTTGATTCTTCCTATCCTCTCTATGATTTTTCAAGCTGTCCTTTCATTGACAACGAATTCAACTGCCAGAAATATAACAGACCTGATAAATCCTACCTCAAATATAGATGGCAACCTTTCTCCTGTAACCTGCCAAG GTTCAATGGGTTGGTTTTCTTGGAGAAATACAGAGGGAAGAATATCATGTTTGTGGGTGATTCTCTCAGTTTGAATATGTGGGAGTCATTGGCTTGCATGATTCACTCATCAGTGCCAAATGCCAAAACTGCAGTCATAAGGAAAAATGGAATTTCTGAAATTGCATTTTTG GATTATGGAGTTAGATTGCTAATGTATCGTACTCCTTATTTGGTGGACATGGTGAAAGAAAACATTGGAACAGTTCTGAAGTTGGATTCCATTACTGATGGCAATGCTTGGAAAGGAATGGATGTATTAATATTCAACTCTTGGCATTGGTGGACTCATACCGGCAATTCCCAGCC GTGGGATTACATACAAGAAGGGAATAAAGTTGTCAAAGATATGAACCGTATGGTTGCTTTCTACAAAGGAATGACTACATGGGCTGGATGGGTCAACAAAAATATTGACCCAACTAAAACTAGTGTCTTTTTCCAGGGAATTTCCCCCGTTCACTATCA GGGCAAGCATTGGAACGAACCATCAAAATCATGCAAAGAAGAAACACAACCATTCTTTGGTACAAAGTATCCAGCAGGGACACCTCAAGAAGCCATTGTGGTCAACAAAGTAATGAGCAGAATTAAAAAGTCAAAAGCTTATTTATTGGACATTACAACTCTCTCACAATATAGAAAAGATGCACATCCAGGATTTTATAGTGAAATGCATGGATCAGATTGTAGTCATTGGTGTCTACCTGGATTGCCTGATACTTGA
- the LOC107793505 gene encoding uncharacterized protein LOC107793505, which produces MASQQARRENITDEQPNIHLEKTIDPKRGAVKVQVGTDFHLAGGGIIHVTNAEHKGQVQREKHSFGNQQRQQHGFEERPGGVKFEVNSQKQKGSLDSKHKSQMENSSEGLKVAEERYDKAKELGGSALHNVKESASYGLGSPGAYATPKGAQGKDNVTHGVQSGYQYVAKNAGAAKDTALQKGQQTYAVTKDNLSTAGQNVAQSTQQAKDYTFQKAGETKDYAKDTTLEKGQQAYDTLSSTGQTAAQYAQQAKDYTLQKAGVAKDTALEKGQQAYNTTKDTLSSAGQNAVQSAQQAKDYTLQKAGETKDTVRDKGQQAYSTTRDTLSSAGTNAAQSAQQAKDYTLQNAGEAKDYAKDRVLDKGRKAYSTTRDTLSSAGQNAQSAQQSTDYTQKNAEEARDNAAGLSKNAASYIGKKATEAKDVTLETGKGAVGYAGQAASYVGQKAVDTKDVTVETGRGAVGYAGQAASYVGQKAVDAKDVTLETGKGAVGYAGEVAETVKEKAVVAGWGAAHYTAEKAAEATKAVVGVASNVAGYTGEKAVAAKDVVAGTGMSAVEYVENKLANAKDYVVLTEESAAEYAVRRKAEAEKELEAKRSYDYKRESGGGLISEENQETKWEELGGEESKQQKQKGGLLQAIGETIVEIGKTATDLIAGRGQSQSDSKGDESHSSHRNS; this is translated from the exons ATGGCTTCACAACAAGCAAGAAGAGAGAACATAACTGATGAACAACCTAACATTCACTTGGAGAAAACCATAGACCCCAAAAGGGGTGCTGTGAAAGTGCAAGTTGGAACTGATTTTCATCTTGCAGGTGGTGGCATTATTCATGTCACAAATGCTGAACACAAAGGCCAAGTCCAAAGAGAGAAGCATTCTTTTGGTAATCAACAGAGGCAACAACATGGATTTGAAGAGAGACCAGGAGGTGTCAAGTTTGAAGTAAATAGCCAGAAACAGAAGGGTTCTCTAGATTCAAAGCACAAAAGCCAAATGGAGAACTCTTCAGAAGGCTTAAAGGTTGCTGAAGAGCGCTATGACAAGGCAAAGGAGTTGGGCGGATCGGCATTGCATAATGTCAAAGAATCGGCAAGTTATGGACTTGGTTCCCCAG GTGCTTATGCAACACCAAAAGGTGCACAAGGCAAAGACAATGTTACACATGGAGTTCAAAGTGGATATCAATATGTTGCTAAGAATGCTGGCGCTGCTAAAGACACAGCACTTCAAAAAGGCCAGCAAACTTATGCTGTAACTAAAGATAACCTTTCAACTGCAGGACAAAATGTAGCTCAATCTACACAACAAGCTAAAGATTATACCTTCCAAAAAGCAGGGGAGACTAAAGATTATGCTAAGGACACAACACTTGAGAAGGGTCAACAAGCTTATGATACCCTTTCAAGCACAGGACAAACTGCAGCTCAATATGCACAACAAGCTAAAGACTATACCTTGCAAAAGGCAGGAGTGGCTAAAGACACAGCTCTTGAGAAGGGTCAACAAGCTTACAATACAACTAAAGATACCCTTTCAAGCGCAGGACAAAATGCAGTTCAATCAGCACAGCAGGCAAAAGATTATACACTGCAAAAGGCAGGGGAGACTAAAGATACAGTCCGCGACAAGGGTCAGCAAGCTTACTCTACAACTAGAGACACCCTTTCAAGCGCAGGAACAAATGCAGCTCAATCAGCACAACAAGCAAAAGATTATACACTACAAAATGCTGGAGAGGCTAAAGATTATGCTAAAGACAGGGTCCTTGACAAAGGTCGGAAAGCTTACTCCACAACTAGAGACACCCTTTCGAGTGCTGGACAAAATGCTCAATCAGCACAGCAGTCTACAGATTACACCCAAAAAAACGCAGAGGAGGCCAGGGACAATGCAGCAGGACTGAGCAAGAACGCAGCAAGCTATATTGGGAAGAAAGCTACAGAAGCAAAAGATGTCACCTTAGAAACAGGCAAAGGAGCAGTAGGATATGCAGGGCAAGCAGCAAGTTATGTTGGACAGAAAGCAGTTGATACAAAAGATGTCACGGTAGAAACAGGCAGAGGAGCAGTAGGATATGCAGGGCAAGCAGCAAGCTATGTTGGACAGAAAGCTGTTGATGCTAAAGATGTTACCTTAGAAACAGGGAAAGGAGCAGTAGGATATGCAGGGGAAGTAGCTGAAACTGTGAAGGAAAAAGCTGTAGTGGCTGGTTGGGGAGCTGCACATTATACTGCTGAGAAAGCAGCAGAGGCAACTAAAGCTGTGGTTGGTGTTGCTTCTAATGTTGCAGGGTATACTGGAGAGAAGGCGGTCGCCGCAAAGGATGTAGTTGCTGGCACTGGAATGAGTGCTGTGGAGTATGTCGAGAACAAGCTGGCTAATGCAAAGGATTATGTTGTTTTAACTGAAGAAAGTGCAGCAGAGTATGCAGTTAGGAGGAAAGCTGAAGCTGAAAAGGAATTGGAAGCTAAGAGATCATATGATTACAAG AGAGAAAGTGGAGGTGGACTTATTAGTGAGGAAAATCAAGAAACAAAATGGGAGGAATTAGGAGGAGAGGAAAGCAAGCAGCAGAAGCAGAAAGGAGGGTTATTACAAGCCATTGGGGAAACTATAGTGGAGATAGGGAAGACAGCAACAGATCTTATAGCTGGACGTGGCCAATCTCAAAGTGATAGCAAGGGAGATGAAAGTCACTCTTCACATAGAAACAGCtga